From Pyrenophora tritici-repentis strain M4 chromosome 1, whole genome shotgun sequence, the proteins below share one genomic window:
- a CDS encoding ROM1, RhoGEF, Guanine nucleotide exchange factor for Rho-Rac-Cdc42 GTPase, which produces MSHQSFQSTYSSYSHSSARDTQSTQATSNSTLFQQPPNAFGAATPVNNGGPVEASDNVLNKRADKDTSLSKQDEKSLKKNEKMACYKFIQSCVSELGIPQESCFILGDLYGDDTTGFVKVTNVVNRVLDELVAQGKIAGVTEELENVGGVVTKRTQREHIIDELVKTERTYVQHLELLQEFKKLVEEKGIISGDLIHDIFLNLNALLDFQRRFLIRVEQTNAQPPEEQNWGNLFVLYKDAFKVYEPYIANQKKCEQTAMREFDKLKETGGPNEMRQMVESPTLLASFLLKPFQRLTKYPLLLQQLRDKGDLDEGRREDISKGIEAASSVLAGTNDAIAREERVEAVEELKTLVEDWKGHRIEGFGDLLLHGQYTVLKGESMSSKNEEREYKIYLFEMILLCCKEINVNKPKNKMSTRSLVTKDGKPKLQLKGRIFMQNVTETISLQKPGSYTCQIFWKGDPGIENFIIKFTSEETMKKWAMQVDTQRRVWKDQARTSASTTASKPSDTQFAYMRDQVLENPYQEDDDDDVDEDIDPVTGYPRENFGIRQNTGTPSLRSRSTTGESGPPMGEAPPSRFPMGYNGQPALTLRTQQIQNAANQESYFSPTAETPMQTPMSTNSNARTSSSSQGTFPFPRQAPPNGYHEENNRHTAPAQSRHGSRGENGQRPDRAMQRPSLPATSTLSAQGRMRAASSPDINSHLQGQPRRQPQQPVPEVPPFPTHYAYNAAIATNRSASNSPSNMPPRAATQSPAIQRDRLIQQRTAAELANANNEFHNSAMRRDPNYPNMPRTMTPASSFERSLTPASMDSRNMSPPLGSDSNIPTQLKVKVHCPSAGSSMVLVVSTNISFQSLKDRIDAKLQRSTSVSLGSGQVKLKYLDSSDGTYVSIQCDDDVQEAFENWKEQQSNLNPGGGLGEIELFCQR; this is translated from the exons ATGTCGCACCAGAGCTTCCAGAGCACCTACTCGAGCTACTCGCACAGCAGCGCGCGCGACACCCAGAGTACCCAGGCCACCAGCAACTCGACCCTCTTCCAGCAACCCCCCAACGCCTTTGGAGCCGCCACCCCCGTCAACAATGGCGGTCCCGTTGAAGCCTCGGACAATGTCCTCAACAAGCGGGCCGACAAGGACACCTCACT CTCCAAGCAGGACGAGAAAAGCCTGAAGAAGAATGAAAAGATGGCCTGCTACAAGTTTATCCAGAGCTGTGTCTCGGAACTTGGCATACCCCAGGAGAGCTGTTTCATTCTCGGCGACCTCTACGGTGACGATACGACTGGTTTTGTAAAG GTCACCAATGTTGTCAACCGTGTACTTGACGAGCTTGTCGCCCAGGGCAAGATCGCTGGCGTCACAGAGGAACTCGAAAATGTCGGCGGTGTCGTCACTAAGCGCACACAGCGCGAGCACATCATCGACGAACTTGTCAAGACTGAGCGCACCTACGTCCAACATCTGGAGCTCCTCCAGGAATTCAAGAAGCTGGTAGAAGAAAAGGGTATCATCAGCGGAGACCTCATCCACGACATCTTCCTCAACCTCAACGCCCTCCTCGACTTCCAGCGCCGCTTCCTCATCCGTGTCGAGCAAACAAACGCACAACCTCCAGAAGAACAAAACTGGGGCAACCTTTTTGTCCTCTACAAAGATGCATTCAAGGTTTACGAGCCATATATTGCGAACCAGAAAAAGTGCGAGCAGACGGCAATGCGCGAATTTGACAAGCTCAAGGAGACTGGCGGGCCCAACGAGATGCGTCAAATGGTTGAATCGCCCACCCTGCTTGCCTCCTTTTTGCTTAAGCCGTTCCAACGTCTCACTAAATACCCTCTCCTACTTCAA CAACTCCGAGACAAAGGCGACCTGGACGAAGGGCGACGAGAAGACATTTCAAAGGGTATCGAGGCAGCCTCCTCTGTACTCGCCGGTACCAATGACGCCATCGCCCGAGAGGAGCGGGTGGAAGCTGTCGAGGAACTCAAGACACTCGTCGAGGACTGGAAGGGCCACAGGATAGAAGGCTTCGGTGATCTTCTTCTACATGGCCAGTACACCGTCCTCAAAGGCGAGAGCATGAGTTCCAAGAATGAGGAGCGAGAG TACAAAATCTATCTCTTTGAGATGATCCTCCTCTGCTGCAAAGAAATCAACGTCAACAAACCAAAGAATAAAATGTCCACACGATCACTAGTCACCAAAGACGGAAAGCCGAAGCTGCAACTCAAAGGCCGCATTTTCATGCAAAACGTCACAGAGACTATTTCGCTCCAGAAGCCAG GGTCATATACATGCCAAATTTTCTGGAAAGGCGACCCTGGAATCGAAAACTTCATCATCAAATTTACCTCCGAAGAGACAATGAAGAAATGGGCTATGCAGGTTGATACCCAACGCCGCGTATGGAAGGACCAAGCGCGGACTAGTGCCAGCACCACGGCCTCAAAGCCCTCGGACACTCAATTCGCATACATGCGTGACCAGGTCCTTGAGAACCCCTACCAagaagacgacgatgatgatgtcGATGAGGATATTGACCCCGTCACTGGATACCCACGCGAGAACTTTGGCATAAGGCAAAACACTGGCACCCCCTCCCTACGATCACGGTCGACAACCGGCGAGAGCGGTCCCCCAATGGGTGAAGCGCCACCTTCGCGCTTCCCCATGGGCTACAACGGTCAGCCCGCACTAACTCTACGCACCCAACAGATACAGAATGCAGCCAACCAGGAGTCTTACTTTTCTCCGACAGCTGAAACACCGATGCAAACCCCAATGTCAACCAACTCTAATGCACGGACAAGCTCATCTTCTCAAGGCACGTTCCCTTTCCCTCGCCAAGCACCACCAAATGGCTATCATGAGGAGAACAACCGACACACTGCCCCTGCACAATCTCGTCACGGGTCTCGAGGTGAAAATGGCCAACGACCAGATCGTGCTATGCAACGGCCGTCGCTGCCGGCCACCTCCACTCTTTCAGCGCAAGGTCGTATGCGGGCAGCTAGCAGCCCCGATATCAACTCACACCTCCAAGGGCAACCACGGAGGCAACCACAGCAACCAGTGCCAGAAGTGCCACCCTTCCCTACGCACTACGCTTACAATGCTGCAATTGCCACGAATCGGAGTGCAAGTAACTCTCCGAGCAACATGCCACCACGAGCTGCAACCCAGTCACCAGCAATTCAGAGAGATCGTCTGATACAGCAACGGACCGCTGCAGAGTTGGCGAACGCAAATAACGAGTTCCACAACAGTGCGATGCGTCGCGATCCAAACTACCCAAACATGCCCCGCACCATGACGCCGGCATCGTCATTCGAGCGGAGCCTAACACCAGCTTCAATGGACTCACGAAACATGTCACCGCCACTTGGCTCCGACTCAAACATACCCACCCAACTCAAAGTCAAGGTACATTGTCCCTCGGCAGGCAGCTCCATGGTCTTGGTTGTTAGCACAAACATCAGCTTCCAGTCTCTCAAAGACAGAATCGATGCAAAACTACAACGATCGACATCCGTCTCACTTGGGTCTGGCCAAGTCAAGCTGAAATATCTGGACAGCAGCGATGGCACATATGTTAGCATACAGTGTGACGACGACGTCCAAGAAGCGTTTGAAAACTGGAAAGAGCAACAGAGCAACCTCAACCCCGGCGGTGGTCTCGGTGAGATTGAGCTCTTCTGCCAACGATAA
- a CDS encoding WD40 repeat protein yields the protein MAGPPGMPDTQFSTPPYHQHPFRPASSMSANRFDEGYSEETRSQTENDTIMRGDARLSDGETEPDAPFTLPDWVLALSENERSEFAYAILRSLRTSSIAGIVQKLNPLLHLDPVIHLPPEITFQILSYLDPETLLRASTLSRSWRERVLDSPLWKLLFRLEGWNSNFPQVRAYEEAQRQKRAEFREKERKTRHRASEDTDYGKPSHKKRVRERPLFGDGQALENSIDSTLEPLSINSSSGSAWDEQHGAVEADSPSVKSEDKMEGISFHGASPLASPTEIGRRERRPGVPSLPDETSFTTTSGEASGPPIHPSLLLPGPDAKINWQYLYKQKRRLEDNWSTGRYTNFQLPHPNHPEEAHTECVYTIQYSGKYLVSGSRDKTIRVWDLDTLRLVHKPLVGHSASVLCLQFDERPEQNIVVSGGSDCRVILWNFKTGRIIKEIEKAHSESVLNLRFDDRYLVTCSKDKTIKVWNRKEMMPTDDTYPSSTMKSGARFPSYIINMQEHVESQHLHFKPLLPYSLIMTLEGHGAAVNAIQILDGQIVSASGDRSVKCWDVRTGACTRTFSGHTKGIACVQFDGRRIVSGSSDESVRIFDRATGAEVACLNGHSNLVRTVQAQFGDLPGNEEELEAEARAVDRDYFEAQAKGLVSTQGLSRAERRARNAGSRDPSKVFAYGAKLPPGGGGTKWARIVSGSYDETVIIWKRGPDGSWEKSQTLLQNDAVRAAGGRPRRPVVQAAANANPAGVQNNQQATAQGPAQQNHFQALAQQAQAQAQAAQNLAQQAHALHVASQTTHGTTINGVPTNAAGNNAAFDARRIICCSQDPTIVGWDFANGDRDIIVASQFFGDSY from the exons ATGGCAGGTCCTCCCGGCATGCCCGACACCCAATTTTCCACTCCGCCATACCACCAACACCCTTTCCGTCCCGCCTCTTCAATGAGCGCAAACCGGTTCGACGAAGGATATTCCGAGGAAACGAGGAGCCAGACTGAGAACGACACCATTATGCGCGGCGACGCACGGCTGAGCGACGGCGAGACGGAGCCTGACGCGCCCTTTACCCTTCCGGACTGGGTCCTGGCTCTGAGCGAGAATGAGCGAAGTG AATTCGCGTATGCCATTCTGCGCTCCCTACGGACATCATCAATCGCCGGCATCGTCCAAAAGCTGAATCCACTCCTGCATCTCGATCCCGTCATACACCTTCCACCCGAAATCACTTTCCAGATACTCTCGTATCTCGATCCCGAAACATTGTTACGCGCATCGACCCTGTCTCGATCGTGGAGGGAGCGGGTACTCGACAGCCCCCTGTGGAAGCTGCTCTTCAGGCTAGAAGGCTGGAACTCCAACTTTCCCCAAGTTCGCGCATATGAAGAGGCCCAGCGGCAGAAGCGCGCTGAATTTAGAGAGAAGGAGCGCAAGACGCGGCATAGAGCATCCGAAGACACCGATTACGGCAAGCCATCCCACAAGAAGCGCGTGCGGGAACGACCGCTATTCGGTGACGGACAAGCACTAGAGAACAGCATAGACAGCACATTAGAGCCGCTCTCCATCAATAGCTCATCAGGAAGTGCCTGGGATGAGCAACATGGCGCAGTCGAGGCTGACAGCCCTTCCGTCAAGTCGGAGGATAAGATGGAGGGTATCTCCTTCCACGGTGCATCGCCCCTAGCCTCACCTACCGAGATCGGGCGTCGTGAAAGAAGGCCGGGTGTCCCCAGCCTGCCTGACGAGACATCGTTCACGACCACATCAGGCGAAGCAAGTGGTCCTCCAATACACCCCTCGCTTTTGCTCCCCGGACCAGACGCTAAGATCAACTGGCAATACCTTTACAAGCAAAAGAGACGATTAGAAGACAACTGGAGCACCGGACGCTACACAAATTTCCAACTTCCACACCCAAATCACCCTGAAGAGGCTCATACCGAGTGCGTGTATACTATACAGTACTCGGGGAAGTACCTGGTCAGTGGCAGCCGCGACAAGACCATCCGGGTCTGGGATCTCGACACTCTCCGCTTAGTTCACAAGCCGCTCGTTGGCCACTCGGCTTCCGTCTTGTGCTTGCAATTTGATGAGCGCCCTGAGCAAAACATTGTTGTCTCTGGTGGTAGTGATTGCAGAGTCATTCTCTGGAATTTCAAAACGGGACGCATCATCAAGGAGATTGAGAAAGCACATTCCGAGTCTGTTCTGAATCTGAGGTTTGACGATCGCTATCTGGTTACCTGCTCAAAAGACAAGACTATCAAAGTATGGAATCGCAAAGAGATGATGCCGACAGACGACACCTACCCATCTTCGACCATGAAGTCGGGTGCCCGATTCCCTTCCTACATAATCAACATGCAAGAACATGTTGAGAGCCAACACCTGCACTTCAAGCCACTTCTTCCATACAGCCTTATAATGACCTTGGAGGGCCACGGTGCCGCTGTGAATGCAATTCAAATTCTCGATGGACAGATCGTGTCAGCATCGGGGGATAGGAGCGTCAAATGCTGGGACGTTCGAACAGGCGCATGTACTCGGACATTTTCAGGTCACACCAAAGGTATTGCTTGTGTCCAATTCGATGGACGCCGCATCGTCAGTGGAAGTTCAGACGAAAGTGTACGCATATTCGACCGAGCTACGGGGGCAGAAGTCGCTTGTTTGAATGGGCATAGTAATCTTGTGCGCACTGTACAAGCCCAGTTTGGTGATCTCCCTGGTAATGAGGAAGAGCTTGAAGCTGAAGCACGTGCTGTTGATCGAGACTACTTTGAAGCGCAAGCAAAAGGCCTGGTATCCACCCAAGGTCTAAGCAGGGCGGAGCGGCGCGCTCGTAACGCTGGCTCCCGTGACCCATCCAAAGTCTTCGCCTATGGAGCTAAGCTACCACCTGGTGGTGGAGGCACCAAGTGGGCGCGCATCGTTTCTGGGTCTTATGATGAGACAGTCATCATCTGGAAAAGGGGACCCGACGGATCTTGGGAGAAGTCTCAAACACTATTACAGAACGACGCGGTCCGAGCTGCTGGTGGACGACCTAGGAGGCCTGTTGTACAAGCTGCAGCCAATGCAAACCCGGCTGGCGTCCAAAACAACCAACAGGCAACTGCTCAAGGTCCTGCGCAACAGAATCACTTCCAGGCGTTGGCGCAACAGGCCCAAGCCCAGGCCCAAGCCGCTCAGAATCTAGCACAGCAAGCCCACGCCCTTCACGTTGCCTCACAAACAACGCACGGCACGACAATCAACGGTGTTCCTACAAACGCAGCAGGGAACAACGCAGCC TTTGATGCGCGTAGGATCATTTGCTGCAGCCAGGATCCCACGATTGTCGGCTGGGATTTTGCCAATGGCGATCGGGATATCATCGTCGCTAGCCAGTTCTTCGGCGACTCTTATTAG
- a CDS encoding Drf-FH1 multi-domain protein encodes MPKIMRLTLFKLPDQELVKSAIEMYNSLAQDAKKDGKQYIKLSQANAAHEDERSQGYTLMARCIFESLDDMNYYDKEDEAHLKIKSQFKEKVSAPPLVLYTDYHGPEESPAQVEAKFREILSEAPLTLDHIRDSIYPFSIGSEDTIETVFEYMVEQVTDKTDTEAEKYGLVGYNYGNSFAKSHDSPDMELEDEEPEDGYVIENTPDVVMEGEEEENYEEDYEASEDSEELPGNDNMEGITSPTLSDESLPSTIGPSSPHDLPNIDEDDIIGITALDQLNNNRQKTPSPPGGELPNKDDWSDTVVNTSPPPSLTPSEIEANFPALPNYSSSLSGTQVPSSPPVIPSSLLAGGSLSPPPTVPGAQVGVGANVELKTSPAGSKKSSSPLSDPGSILKGSTPTPPPVTPTSPGGSSSTSTLSSPRTIPTPSPSSPPATPTTPGGPSSTSSLSSPRTIPTPSPSPPAAGTKRAAPTTGGQPRPKRVRNPVPPARKQTAKVAKAGQVVLQCTGQTRRGARCGFTKQMPQGTQTWDCGRHNR; translated from the exons ATGCCTAAAATCATGCGCCTCACTCTCTTCAAGCTTCCCGATCAGGAACTGGTCAAATCGGCTATCGAAATGTACAACTCGCTCGCCCAAGACGCGAAGAAG GACGGAAAGCAGTACATCAAGCTCTCCCAGGCTAACGCCGCCCACGAAGACGAACGCAGCCAGGGCTACACCCTCATGGCCCGTTGCATTTTTGAGTCTCTTGACGACATGAACTACTACGACAAGGAGGACGAGGCTCATCTCAAGATCAAGTCACAATTCAAGGAGAAGGTCAGCGCGCCGCCCCTTGTTCTCTACACGGACTACCACGGCCC AGAGGAGAGCCCCGCTCAAGTTGAGGCAAAGTTCAGAGAGATCCTCTCTGAGGCACCTCTCACTCTGGATCATATCAGAGACTCGATATACCCCTTTAGCATCGGCTCTGAAGACACCATCGAGACTGTGTTCGAGTATATGGTTGAACAGGTAACCGACAAGACCGATACAGAGGCTGAGAAGTACGGCCTCGTAGGATACAACTACGGTAATAGTTTCGCCAAGTCACATGACTCTCCAGATATGGAGCTGGAGGATGAAGAACCAGAGGATGGCTACGTCATCGAGAACACCCCAGATGTTGTGATGGAGggcgaggaagaagagaattACGAAGAGGATTACGAAGCCTCCGAGGATTCTGAAGAGCTTCCAGGTAACGACAACATGGAGGGCATTACTTCACCTACTCTTTCGGATGAGAGTCTTCCTTCTACTATAGGTCCATCGTCTCCTCATGATCTTCCTAATATTGACGAAGATGATATTATAGGTATTACTGCTCTAGATCAGCTTAATAATAATCGTCAAAAGACTCCTTCTCCCCCTGGTGGTGAGTTGCCGAACAAGGATGATTGGTCAGATACTGTGGTCAACACTTCCCCCCCGCCTTCACTCACGCCGTCTGAAATTGAGGCAAATTTTCCAGCTCTTCCTAATTACTCGTCTTCTCTTTCGGGTACTCAGGTCCCGTCTTCACCTCCTGTAATCCCATCTTCACTTCTTGCGGGCGGGTCTTTATCTCCTCCGCCGACGGTACCAGGAGCACAGGTCGGGGTAGGAGCAAATGTCGAACTCAAGACATCACCTGCAGGATCGAAAAAGTCAAGCTCGCCTTTGTCCGACCCCGGTAGCATCCTCAAAGGTAGCACCCCTACTCCCCCACCAGTCACGCCAACAAGTCCGGGGGGCTCATCTTCCACGTCCACTCTCTCCAGCCCCCGTACCATCCCCACTCCCAGCCCCTCTTCCCCACCAGCCACACCAACAACTCCCGGGGGCCCATCTTCCACGTCCTCTCTCTCCAGCCCCCGTACCATCCCCACTCCTAGCCCCTCTCCCCCCGCAGCCGGAACCAAGCGTGCGGCCCCCACAACGGGAGGACAACCCCGCCCCAAGCGAGTACGCAACCCCGTTCCGCCAGCCAGGAAGCAAACTGCTAAGGTAGCAAAGGCGGGTCAGGTGGTGTTGCAGTGCACAGGTCAGACTAGGAGGGGCGCGAGGTGTGGCTTTACCAAGCAGATGCCTCAAGGAACTCAGACGTGGGACTGTGGACGTCATAACAGGTAG
- a CDS encoding CAL1, Prenyltransferase, beta subunit, whose product MAMPLRFSAQAPSSRLEEIVPTSDRIEELSDSELGSEYEDMGTATVEEQANIVYLDSIRIPIKDTLETATSEVDEETARLILPYLEGNPNDFDLNAFGIPKLQRQRHEAMLKKILGDYPSGAAAMDAARPWLVYWALQSMTALGQDISSYHKRIAHTFSLVQHPDGGFGGGYGQYAHLACSYAATLSLAIAGGKDSYDVINRKTLWHYLGRMKQADGGFTMCLGGEEDIRGAYCAMVILSLTNLPMELPPDAPARKHGLTSFTDGLGEWVSKCQSWDGGISAEPGNEAHGAYAFCGLACLSILGPPKETLHKYLNIDMLIYWLSSRQCTPEGGYNGRTNKLVDGCYSHWVGGCWSIVEAVTTSGLWNRPALGRYILAACQEKKGGLKDKPGKSSDAYHTCYNLAGLSAAQYKYAFDENVNKNLGATNFGAPYHWKSEGRYEDDKIVWDDGDIVKPVHPIFVIPFMSVYEMRKYFEDKEGF is encoded by the exons ATGGCCATGCCCCTGCGTTTCTCTGCCCAGGCGCCTTCATCCCGCTTGGAGGAAATAGTACCCACATCAGACCGGATTGAAGAGCTGTCAGACTCCGAGCTTGGGAGTGAATACGAAGATATGGGTACTGCGACTGTGGAAGAGCAGGCAAACATTGTTTATTTGGATAGCATCAGGATACCGATCAAAGATACTTTGGAGACAGCAACATCTGAAGTGGACGAGGAGACGGCAAGACTCATTCTTCCGTACTTGGAGGGCAATCCAAATGACTTCGATCTCAACGCTTTTGGTATACCGAAGCTCCAGCGACAAAGGCATGAAGCCATGTTGAAGAAAATCCTTGGAGATTACCCATCAGGTGCTGCTGCAATGGACGCTGCACGACCTTGGCTCGTGTACTGGGCTCTACAAAGCATGACTGCACTGGGTCAAGACATTTCTAGTTATCACAAAAG AATAGCACACACTTTCTCTCTGGTCCAACATCCAGACGGAGGGTTCGGAGGCGGTTATGGCCAGTATGCTCACCTTGCCTGCTCATACGCCGCAACACTGTCACTTGCGATAGCCGGTGGGAAAGATTCTTACGATGTCATCAACCGCAAGACGCTATGGCACTATTTGGGACGGATGAAGCAAGCAGACGGAGGCTTCACCATGTGCCTAGGCGGCGAGGAAGATATCCGCGGCGCCTACTGCGCCATGGTCATCCTATCACTTACCAACCTCCCCATGGAACTCCCACCAGACGCCCCAGCAAGAAAACACGGCCTCACCAGCTTTACAGATGGGCTTGGCGAATGGGTCTCGAAATGCCAGTCCTGGGACGGCGGCATCTCAGCCGAGCCCGGAAACGAAGCCCATGGCGCCTATGCCTTCTGCGGCCTAGCCTGTCTCTCAATTCTCGGACCACCCAAAGAGACACTGCACAAATACCTCAACATCGACATGTTGATCTACTGGCTATCTTCTCGACAATGCACTCCCGAAGGTGGCTACAATGGGCGAACCAACAAGCTCGTCGACGGCTGCTACTCTCATTGGGTCGGAGGCTGCTGGTCCATTGTCGAAGCAGTAACAACATCCGGTCTCTGGAACCGACCTGCACTAGGCCGCTACATCCTCGCCGCCTGCCAAGAGAAGAAAGGTGGTCTAAAGGATAAACCCGGAAAGAGTTCTGACGCCTACCACACATGCTACAACCTCGCCGGCCTCAGTGCCGCACAGTACAAATACGCTTTCGACGAAAACGTAAACAAGAACCTAGGCGCTACCAACTTTGGAGCCCCATACCACTGGAAGTCCGAGGGCCGGTACGAAGATGATAAGATCGTCTGGGACGATGGTGATATAGTCAAGCCTGTGCATCCAATCTTTGTTATTCCTTTCATGTCAGTGTATGAGATGCGCAAGTATTTTGAAGATAAAGAGGGATTTTAA
- a CDS encoding cupin domain containing protein, translated as MAHVGALPKIHRYITAHNNEGKAIFSDAFNEESKMKPNDDGIAFALSFTTKGFPVDMNDDKDLDVYGNYLKEAPGLVVSGGTVLRHVDIPPATECTMHRTVSLDYGCVIEGEIECLLDSGEKRLMKRGDVAIQRGTMHQWINHSKTDWVRMLFVLQESKPLNLAGETVGEELAGMAGVRPSD; from the coding sequence ATGGCACATGTTGGCGCACTCCCCAAGATTCACCGATATATTACGGCTCACAATAATGAGGGCAAAGCTATTTTCAGCGACGCCTTCAACGAGGAGAGCAAAATGAAGCCTAACGATGACGGCATTGCGTTCGCCCTCAGCTTCACCACCAAAGGCTTCCCAGTCGACATGAACGACGACAAAGACCTCGACGTATACGGCAATTATCTCAAGGAAGCGCCCGGCCTTGTCGTCTCCGGTGGGACAGTCCTCCGACATGTCGACATCCCTCCGGCGACTGAGTGCACGATGCACCGAACTGTGAGCTTGGACTACGGTTGCGTGATCGAGGGCGAGATCGAGTGTCTGCTAGATAGCGGCGAGAAGCGGTTGATGAAGCGGGGGGACGTCGCGATCCAGCGGGGAACTATGCATCAGTGGATTAACCACAGCAAGACCGACTGGGTCCGCATGCTCTTTGTGCTACAAGAATCCAAGCCATTGAATCTTGCAGGCGAGACTGTTGGCGAAGAACTAGCAGGTATGGCAGGTGTGCGTCCGTCAGACTGA